The following proteins come from a genomic window of Aequorivita marisscotiae:
- the ribD gene encoding bifunctional diaminohydroxyphosphoribosylaminopyrimidine deaminase/5-amino-6-(5-phosphoribosylamino)uracil reductase RibD, which yields MKIHEKYMTRCIQLAKNGLGTTYPNPLVGSVIVYNKTIIGEGWHYKAGQPHAEVNAISAVRQTNYLNDSTIYVSLEPCSHFGKTPPCADLIVNSGIKKVVIGSLDPNPQVAGRGIKKLIEAGCQVIVGVLEDKCNLLNKRFFSFHQKKRPYIILKWAQTADGFIAPKETTRKETKPVWITNEFSRQLVHKMRSEEQAILVGTNTVLQDNPSLTVRDWTGENPTRIVLDRQLKISRDASVFDANSKTIVFSEKDSENLENVIFERIDFSKEIPQQICAVLFQKNIQSVIIEGGAKTLQTFIDANLWDEAFVFKGNNAFIEGVKAPVFTGEIISEHKITNNMLYIFKNPHS from the coding sequence TCCGTTGGTGGGCAGCGTAATTGTTTATAACAAAACAATTATTGGCGAGGGTTGGCACTACAAAGCGGGCCAGCCGCACGCCGAAGTAAATGCTATTTCGGCCGTACGCCAAACCAATTATTTAAACGATTCCACCATCTACGTAAGTTTAGAGCCTTGTAGTCATTTTGGGAAAACTCCGCCCTGCGCAGATTTAATAGTTAACAGCGGAATTAAAAAAGTGGTAATTGGCAGTTTAGACCCTAATCCACAAGTAGCTGGCCGCGGCATAAAAAAATTAATCGAAGCCGGTTGCCAAGTTATTGTAGGGGTTTTAGAAGATAAATGTAATTTGTTGAACAAACGATTTTTTTCATTTCACCAAAAAAAAAGACCGTATATTATTTTAAAATGGGCGCAGACTGCAGATGGTTTTATAGCACCAAAAGAAACCACCCGAAAGGAAACAAAACCCGTTTGGATTACCAATGAATTTTCTAGGCAACTCGTTCATAAAATGCGAAGCGAGGAACAAGCAATTTTAGTGGGGACAAATACCGTTTTACAGGACAATCCATCACTAACGGTTCGGGATTGGACGGGTGAAAACCCAACACGGATCGTGCTGGATAGGCAGTTAAAAATTTCGAGGGACGCATCTGTTTTTGACGCAAATTCAAAAACTATTGTTTTTAGTGAAAAAGACAGTGAAAATTTGGAAAATGTAATTTTTGAAAGGATTGATTTCTCCAAAGAAATCCCGCAGCAAATTTGCGCTGTGCTATTCCAAAAAAACATTCAATCGGTTATTATTGAAGGTGGGGCAAAAACGCTTCAAACTTTTATTGATGCCAATTTATGGGATGAGGCGTTTGTATTTAAAGGAAATAACGCATTTATCGAAGGTGTAAAAGCACCTGTTTTTACGGGTGAAATAATTTCTGAACATAAAATCACAAACAACATGCTATACATCTTTAAAAACCCTCACTCTTGA